A window of Formosa sp. Hel1_31_208 contains these coding sequences:
- a CDS encoding glycoside hydrolase family 2 TIM barrel-domain containing protein, producing MRNKILGLLLLFMTATVFAQTDKVSVVKSADGMKLVVNGQDFMINGMNWDYIPIGTNTVNADFWNKSDDIIKAGLDSEMSLLKNMGVNVIRQYTGVPAKWIQYIYENYGIYTMLNHSFGRYGLTIDGVWTPVTIYDDPKTQEFLMSEVNNLVRDYKDTPGLLMYLLGNENNYGLFWQGAETEDFPDDEDEKRFIGEKRGRPMYKLMNDAAKAMKASDTSHPVAICNGDVLFIDIIAEECPDVDIYGTNTYRGSSFTDMFDVVKEKLDIPLMFTEFGADAFNAKENKEDQRAQAYYMVSNWKEIYQHASGLGKTGISIGGFTFQFSDGWWKYGFDDRKNADLHDNNASWTNGGYAIDLEPGQNNMNEEWFGICAKGPTNERGLYELYPRAAYYALKEAHSLNPYEEGVTGDFVTKYFDNIQIMDAVLRARGDKAALGGSETQKIRISHLMAKFTTFNTGGSLITTPDNPDEDSDTYPNQLGFDHMQSYFVGIEGNPSPNMRASVNLNVIGKVAENPIDEIFYENRGRAVTVDSDNGEVTLGDVNRVNVYQAEFEWKAKDFDLRGFYRTGHFHWQYEGDFFGLYPEANYGPNLDIYGGEILGAELDGKGTFDGLKAAIGPQLWWGANPTMLFKYQRKIGNYEIAGIYHRDLETEIQFDENGQRILDANQVRSGVIPAFPMERATIAVERDFGKVDVTLGAIWGGSPLNGSSFQDIDNGQVVVDKIRGKDNWGGKAKITYEGGKFNWYAQGSIMGLVANGGADATRTFTGWRLLDSGSGNMSNFLTGFTYGVGDFQIAPNFRWQMPLVDAMPNGGEAPGRLRNVIDDPFAVRNGNRKSTSGELLLTYDPTPGTWMYEWDNDRAEDAKFAMNLGFVYHRMSTAMDAHIGFQADRTFFAFPTAAPQENLWEIHSRMVSKLNPDLGLIGNFYYGNAQANGDSERLIKRFGGDIRAIYKKMRLETHVKVNDWGPFDYHRDFNLTFPLQFMVDISTSLGKPDWFVLPNTTIGLRGTWRSLDQFSPRFSPTNTFIPDTFPPVPALSPAGFGNGSEWEIRTYVHINIGR from the coding sequence ATGAGAAACAAAATTCTAGGATTACTTCTTTTATTCATGACGGCTACCGTTTTCGCACAAACTGATAAAGTATCGGTTGTAAAAAGTGCAGATGGTATGAAATTAGTCGTCAATGGACAAGATTTTATGATAAATGGTATGAATTGGGATTACATTCCAATAGGTACCAATACCGTAAATGCTGATTTTTGGAATAAGTCAGACGACATTATTAAAGCAGGTCTAGATTCCGAAATGTCTCTTTTAAAGAATATGGGAGTGAATGTTATCCGCCAGTATACGGGTGTTCCAGCAAAATGGATCCAGTATATCTACGAAAATTATGGGATATACACCATGCTGAATCATTCTTTTGGACGTTATGGATTAACAATTGATGGTGTTTGGACTCCTGTAACGATCTATGATGATCCAAAAACACAAGAATTCTTAATGTCAGAGGTTAACAACTTGGTTAGAGATTATAAAGATACACCTGGACTCTTAATGTACCTTTTAGGGAATGAAAATAATTACGGACTCTTTTGGCAAGGTGCTGAAACTGAAGATTTTCCAGATGATGAAGATGAGAAGAGATTCATAGGAGAGAAAAGAGGCCGTCCAATGTATAAGTTGATGAATGATGCTGCTAAAGCCATGAAAGCCTCAGACACATCGCATCCTGTAGCCATTTGTAATGGTGATGTATTATTCATTGATATCATTGCGGAAGAATGTCCTGATGTTGATATTTATGGAACAAACACCTATAGAGGTTCTTCGTTTACCGACATGTTTGATGTGGTTAAGGAAAAATTGGATATTCCATTAATGTTTACAGAGTTTGGTGCAGATGCCTTTAACGCTAAAGAAAATAAGGAAGATCAAAGAGCACAAGCGTACTACATGGTGAGTAATTGGAAAGAAATCTACCAACATGCTTCTGGTTTAGGTAAAACTGGTATTTCGATAGGAGGTTTTACTTTTCAATTCAGTGATGGATGGTGGAAGTATGGGTTTGATGATAGAAAAAATGCAGATTTGCATGATAATAATGCTTCTTGGACTAATGGAGGTTACGCTATTGATTTAGAACCTGGTCAAAACAACATGAATGAAGAATGGTTTGGTATCTGTGCAAAAGGTCCAACTAATGAAAGAGGGCTTTATGAATTATATCCAAGAGCAGCATATTATGCACTTAAAGAAGCACACAGTCTGAATCCTTATGAAGAGGGTGTAACTGGTGATTTTGTTACCAAATATTTTGACAACATTCAAATTATGGATGCCGTGTTAAGAGCCAGAGGAGACAAAGCAGCACTAGGTGGTAGTGAGACACAAAAAATTAGAATTAGTCATTTAATGGCAAAATTCACCACATTCAATACAGGAGGAAGTTTAATTACAACACCAGATAATCCCGATGAGGATTCTGATACCTATCCAAATCAATTGGGTTTTGATCATATGCAATCCTATTTTGTGGGTATTGAAGGTAATCCGTCTCCTAATATGAGAGCCAGTGTGAATTTAAATGTTATAGGTAAGGTAGCTGAAAATCCTATTGATGAGATTTTTTATGAAAACAGAGGAAGAGCAGTAACTGTTGATTCTGATAACGGTGAAGTTACACTTGGGGATGTCAATAGAGTCAATGTGTATCAAGCAGAGTTTGAATGGAAAGCAAAAGATTTTGATTTAAGAGGGTTTTATCGTACTGGTCATTTTCATTGGCAATATGAAGGTGATTTCTTTGGTTTATATCCAGAGGCAAACTACGGACCTAACCTAGATATCTATGGCGGTGAAATTTTAGGAGCTGAATTGGATGGAAAAGGTACGTTTGATGGTTTAAAAGCAGCTATTGGTCCGCAATTATGGTGGGGTGCAAATCCAACCATGTTGTTTAAATACCAGCGTAAAATCGGAAATTATGAAATAGCTGGAATTTATCACCGTGATCTTGAGACAGAAATACAGTTTGATGAAAACGGCCAACGTATATTAGATGCTAATCAAGTACGTTCAGGTGTAATACCTGCTTTCCCTATGGAAAGAGCAACTATAGCTGTAGAGAGAGACTTTGGAAAAGTTGATGTAACACTTGGAGCTATTTGGGGAGGAAGTCCTTTAAATGGTAGTTCTTTCCAAGATATTGATAATGGACAAGTTGTTGTAGATAAGATTCGAGGAAAAGATAATTGGGGTGGAAAAGCAAAAATCACCTATGAAGGTGGTAAATTTAACTGGTATGCTCAAGGTTCGATAATGGGACTTGTAGCTAATGGAGGAGCTGATGCAACTCGTACATTTACCGGATGGAGATTATTAGACTCCGGTAGTGGAAACATGTCGAACTTCTTAACTGGATTTACATATGGTGTTGGAGATTTTCAAATTGCGCCAAACTTTAGATGGCAAATGCCACTTGTAGACGCTATGCCTAATGGAGGTGAGGCTCCTGGAAGACTAAGAAATGTTATTGATGATCCTTTTGCGGTTAGAAATGGAAATAGAAAATCAACGTCTGGAGAATTACTACTTACTTATGACCCTACACCAGGTACTTGGATGTACGAATGGGATAACGACAGGGCAGAAGACGCAAAATTCGCAATGAATTTAGGATTTGTATATCATAGAATGTCCACAGCAATGGATGCTCATATTGGTTTTCAGGCAGATCGTACATTCTTTGCATTTCCTACTGCTGCACCTCAAGAGAACTTATGGGAAATCCATTCGAGAATGGTGTCTAAGTTAAACCCAGATTTAGGACTCATTGGAAACTTTTACTATGGAAATGCTCAAGCTAATGGTGATAGTGAAAGATTAATAAAACGTTTTGGAGGAGATATAAGAGCCATATACAAAAAAATGAGATTAGAAACGCATGTAAAAGTAAATGACTGGGGACCGTTTGATTACCACAGAGATTTTAACTTGACGTTCCCGTTGCAATTTATGGTAGATATTTCTACATCATTAGGAAAACCAGACTGGTTTGTCTTGCCTAATACAACTATAGGTTTAAGAGGCACTTGGCGTTCACTAGATCAATTTTCACCAAGATTTTCTCCGACCAATACATTCATACCAGATACTTTTCCTCCCGTTCCTGCATTAAGTCCTGCTGGATTTGGAAATGGTTCAGAGTGGGAAATTAGAACCTATGTACATATTAATATTGGAAGATAA
- a CDS encoding Ig-like domain-containing protein: MKNIRVIKLNKTCILGLLLILTFGCERDVTDDAVPATFNSNGEIFLDNPVGLTDEFFESFDPAEGYNVEDTFEVVDDESFEGSSSIRIDVPSSGNPNGFLAGGIFRDRGDGRDLTGFDALTFWAKASTTGTVASFGFGVNFEGDEFSVVKSDTEITTNWTKYIIPIPDPSKLIQERGLFSYIAAPIDVMGDGPNGNEVGWTFWLDDIRFENLGTIGQERPQIFDGEDIVQEAFVGSDIPITGLGYKVNLASGINQTISPSENYFTFMSSDTSVATVSESGVVSVIGDGTATITARIGDFTAEGSLELTADGAFVNADDPTLPASEVLSIYSDTYSNQGGLNVGAFNNSDISISTQLFAGNEHIVYENLQFVGVGWDTPVDISSFTHVHVDVQLTTPGSTFIVELLDFGPDGIDNGFGDGSAGGFNATSQLIQDQWIGLDIPISSFTNSTGGGGTGLTTFNDIGFIIFVSNNGSVLIDNVYFYTN; the protein is encoded by the coding sequence ATGAAAAATATAAGAGTAATTAAATTGAATAAAACATGTATTTTAGGATTACTATTAATTCTAACTTTTGGATGTGAAAGAGATGTAACAGACGACGCTGTGCCAGCAACGTTTAATTCTAATGGCGAAATATTTTTAGATAATCCTGTAGGATTAACAGATGAGTTTTTTGAATCGTTCGATCCAGCAGAGGGTTACAATGTCGAAGATACTTTTGAAGTTGTTGATGACGAGTCTTTCGAAGGATCATCATCTATAAGAATTGACGTTCCTTCTTCCGGAAACCCTAATGGTTTTCTTGCAGGTGGTATTTTTAGAGACCGTGGAGATGGCCGTGATTTAACAGGTTTTGATGCATTAACATTTTGGGCTAAGGCGTCTACTACAGGTACTGTAGCTAGTTTTGGTTTTGGTGTAAATTTTGAGGGAGACGAATTTTCAGTTGTTAAAAGTGATACTGAAATAACAACAAATTGGACTAAATATATAATACCTATCCCAGATCCCTCTAAACTTATACAAGAAAGAGGTTTGTTCTCATATATCGCTGCACCCATCGATGTGATGGGAGATGGTCCTAATGGTAATGAAGTTGGGTGGACGTTTTGGTTAGACGACATACGTTTTGAAAACCTTGGTACAATTGGTCAAGAGCGCCCACAAATATTTGATGGCGAAGATATAGTACAAGAAGCGTTTGTAGGATCTGACATTCCAATTACTGGTCTTGGTTACAAAGTGAATTTAGCTTCTGGTATAAACCAGACTATTTCTCCATCAGAAAATTACTTCACGTTTATGTCATCTGATACTTCAGTAGCAACAGTATCCGAATCTGGAGTAGTATCCGTTATTGGAGATGGTACTGCGACTATAACCGCTAGGATTGGTGATTTTACTGCAGAAGGATCTTTAGAACTTACAGCAGATGGCGCATTTGTTAATGCGGATGATCCAACATTACCTGCATCAGAAGTCTTATCCATATATAGTGACACTTATTCAAACCAAGGCGGTTTAAATGTAGGTGCATTTAATAATTCAGATATTTCCATTTCCACTCAATTATTCGCTGGCAATGAACACATTGTATACGAAAATCTTCAATTTGTTGGTGTAGGCTGGGATACTCCAGTTGATATTTCAAGTTTTACTCATGTACATGTTGATGTTCAATTAACCACACCTGGCTCAACATTTATAGTAGAATTATTAGATTTTGGACCAGATGGTATAGATAATGGATTTGGAGACGGCTCTGCTGGTGGCTTTAATGCTACAAGTCAACTTATTCAGGATCAATGGATTGGTTTAGATATACCAATTAGTTCTTTCACAAATTCTACAGGTGGAGGAGGTACTGGCTTGACAACTTTCAACGATATAGGTTTCATTATTTTTGTATCAAATAATGGTTCTGTTTTAATAGACAACGTATACTTCTATACCAATTAA
- a CDS encoding family 16 glycosylhydrolase: MNFKYKNLKTGVLQIMCICAVLVLTNCNTDETQEVAQLTNLVWQDEFNVDGPLDQTRWTYDLGDGTAQGLPAGWGNNELQYYTDRPENANVENGVLVITADEESFMGSNYTSARITTQGLFEQQYGRFEARIRLPVGKGIWPAFWLLGNDCDENPWPQCGEIDIMEYLGNAPTVVLGSVHGPGYNAGDSISREYTLENDRFDEGFHIFGIEWGPNYINYYVDGDLYQTITPETTADEAITFNAPDNAGEWVFNRPFYIIINMAVGGSLPGAPNAETEFPQSMYVDYVRVYN; the protein is encoded by the coding sequence ATGAATTTTAAATATAAAAACTTAAAAACAGGAGTTCTACAAATTATGTGTATATGTGCAGTACTAGTGCTTACTAACTGTAATACAGATGAAACTCAAGAAGTAGCTCAACTTACAAATCTTGTTTGGCAAGATGAGTTTAACGTAGATGGTCCCCTTGATCAAACTAGATGGACGTATGACCTTGGAGACGGAACTGCTCAGGGTCTTCCAGCTGGATGGGGAAATAATGAATTACAATACTATACAGACCGGCCAGAAAATGCCAATGTAGAAAATGGAGTCTTGGTGATTACGGCGGACGAAGAATCGTTCATGGGATCAAATTATACATCTGCTCGAATTACTACTCAAGGCTTATTTGAACAGCAATATGGTCGATTTGAAGCACGCATACGTTTGCCAGTTGGAAAGGGTATTTGGCCAGCATTTTGGTTATTAGGAAATGATTGTGATGAAAATCCATGGCCACAATGTGGAGAAATAGATATTATGGAATACCTTGGAAATGCGCCAACAGTTGTACTAGGTAGCGTGCATGGACCAGGATATAATGCAGGTGATTCGATATCCAGAGAGTATACCTTAGAAAATGATCGATTTGATGAAGGGTTTCACATCTTTGGAATAGAATGGGGTCCTAATTACATCAATTATTATGTTGATGGTGATTTGTATCAGACAATTACACCTGAAACAACTGCTGACGAAGCCATAACATTTAATGCACCTGATAATGCAGGTGAATGGGTATTTAACAGACCATTTTACATCATTATCAATATGGCAGTAGGTGGTTCTTTACCAGGTGCACCAAATGCAGAGACAGAATTTCCACAAAGTATGTATGTAGATTATGTTAGAGTTTATAATTAA
- a CDS encoding PKD domain-containing protein yields MRFLKVRASILFIAILSFALISCEENDDTSVTINLDARFVSNVNSRTISFINISNDAERYEWDFDNGTTSTLINPIETFDNGTYTVTLTAFDSNENSDIFQQTFVIDVPICEDETDENINPANGDINWTFLTETTIDAFGDTAGFIVDNPVVDAVNSSCKVQRYEKTTGCQTFAGLGVGLTSPIDFSTTTNKTFKMKVLAETQLTEVTLRLEFMSFPNTEPSQDRVASITQLGEWQELTFDFTNVPTGTFQSMIIYFERNATCDGDIYYFDDIIQE; encoded by the coding sequence ATGAGATTTTTAAAAGTTAGAGCAAGTATCTTATTCATAGCCATACTATCTTTTGCATTAATTAGTTGTGAAGAAAATGATGACACCTCGGTAACAATTAATTTAGATGCCAGATTTGTTAGTAATGTTAATTCAAGAACCATTTCTTTTATAAATATTTCTAATGATGCCGAACGTTACGAATGGGATTTTGATAACGGAACAACTTCTACATTAATCAATCCAATTGAAACTTTTGATAATGGAACGTATACTGTAACATTAACAGCATTTGATAGCAATGAGAATTCTGACATATTCCAACAGACATTTGTAATTGATGTCCCAATTTGTGAAGATGAGACGGACGAAAATATCAATCCTGCTAATGGTGATATCAATTGGACCTTTCTGACTGAAACTACTATTGACGCTTTTGGTGATACTGCTGGATTTATCGTTGATAATCCTGTTGTGGATGCTGTAAACTCTAGTTGTAAAGTGCAGAGATATGAAAAAACAACAGGTTGCCAAACGTTCGCTGGATTAGGAGTTGGACTTACCAGTCCTATCGATTTTTCAACTACAACCAATAAAACGTTTAAAATGAAGGTGTTGGCAGAAACACAACTTACCGAAGTTACACTCAGGTTAGAGTTTATGTCATTTCCAAATACAGAACCATCACAAGATAGAGTTGCAAGTATTACGCAATTAGGTGAATGGCAAGAACTTACATTTGATTTTACAAATGTACCTACAGGGACATTTCAAAGTATGATTATTTACTTCGAAAGAAATGCTACTTGTGACGGAGATATTTACTACTTCGATGATATAATTCAAGAATAA
- a CDS encoding glycosyl hydrolase family 17 protein: MKSRLILFGVAVITLFALSCIEKSKKDKEMQPQKYITAKDILGNPKYQAISYGGYRENSRQEQPTIAQLKEDLKILFAMDIRVLRTYNLQLPHAFNLLIAIKQMKEEDENFEMYVMLGAWIDCKNAWTDKEPDHNVESEHNEGEIARAAALANQFPDIVKVLAVGNEAMVKWATSYFVQPNVILKWVNHLQDLKKKGKLPKDLWITSSDDFASWGGGEHQYHVEDLEKLIKAVDYISMHSYPYHNTHYNPEFWGVPENSYQLTALEKIDAAMKRAIDFSKRQYDSVSNYMKSIGVNKPIHIGETGWATVSKGFYGPNGSRATDEYKQGIYHKLMRDWTNTEGISCFYFEAFNEQWKDAQHPNGSENHFGLFTMDGKAKYPIWDLVDQGVFEGLTRNGNAITKTYNGDKEALMKDVLVPPSINEVMAH; the protein is encoded by the coding sequence ATGAAATCAAGATTAATCCTATTTGGTGTAGCTGTAATTACATTATTTGCGTTGTCTTGTATTGAAAAATCTAAAAAAGATAAAGAAATGCAACCCCAAAAATATATTACTGCAAAAGATATTTTAGGCAACCCCAAATACCAAGCGATTTCTTATGGTGGTTACCGTGAAAACTCAAGACAAGAACAACCAACTATAGCACAGTTAAAGGAAGATTTGAAAATTCTTTTTGCTATGGATATTAGAGTGTTAAGAACATACAACTTACAATTACCTCATGCCTTTAATTTATTAATAGCTATAAAACAGATGAAGGAGGAGGATGAAAATTTTGAAATGTATGTAATGCTGGGAGCTTGGATCGATTGTAAAAATGCATGGACAGATAAGGAACCAGATCACAATGTTGAGAGTGAGCATAATGAAGGAGAAATTGCAAGAGCGGCTGCACTTGCAAATCAATTCCCAGATATTGTAAAAGTGTTAGCTGTAGGTAACGAAGCTATGGTGAAATGGGCAACAAGTTATTTTGTACAACCCAACGTCATCTTAAAATGGGTAAATCACTTGCAAGATTTAAAGAAAAAGGGAAAACTCCCAAAAGATTTATGGATTACAAGCTCTGATGACTTTGCATCTTGGGGTGGAGGTGAACACCAGTATCATGTTGAAGATTTAGAAAAACTGATAAAGGCAGTTGATTATATTTCCATGCATTCATATCCTTACCATAATACACACTATAATCCTGAATTTTGGGGAGTCCCAGAAAATTCATATCAACTCACAGCTCTTGAAAAAATAGACGCTGCTATGAAACGCGCTATAGATTTCTCAAAACGTCAGTATGACAGTGTCTCTAATTATATGAAGAGTATTGGAGTCAACAAACCTATTCATATTGGAGAGACGGGATGGGCAACTGTATCTAAGGGTTTTTATGGCCCTAACGGTTCTAGAGCTACCGATGAGTATAAGCAAGGGATATATCACAAATTAATGCGTGATTGGACGAATACTGAAGGTATTTCATGTTTCTATTTTGAAGCATTTAATGAACAATGGAAAGATGCGCAACACCCAAATGGGTCTGAAAATCATTTTGGATTATTCACCATGGATGGAAAAGCAAAATACCCTATTTGGGATTTAGTAGATCAAGGTGTTTTTGAAGGACTAACCAGAAATGGAAATGCAATAACCAAAACATATAATGGTGATAAAGAAGCATTAATGAAAGATGTTTTAGTACCGCCATCAATAAACGAAGTCATGGCACATTGA
- a CDS encoding glycoside hydrolase family 30 beta sandwich domain-containing protein: MMSCNEKQEQLQVEVYETSASGNKLTRITVFPIEDSLMMITLNPEVKFQKITGFGGAFTESSAYLLNKLSKANRDTIIQAYFSKEGANYSLTRTHMNSCDFSLDQYSYAPVEEDMELKHFTIKDDVDDLIPMIHDAMAASEDGFKIFASPWTAPPWMKDNKEWVGGKLLPKYYDTWALFFSKYLDAYKAEGIDIWGFTVENEPHGNGNNWESMHFTPEEMTDFVQNHLGPKLEADGKGDKIILGYDQNRAGVKEWVDVMYATEESSKYYDGTAIHWYESTYDFFPEALQYAHNKAPDKYLIETEGCVDSEVPKWKDDIWYWSKEATDWGWDWASEEEKHLHPKYAPVNRYARDIIGCLNNWVDGWVDWNMVLDRQGGPNWFKNWCVAPVIVDPDNDEVYFTPLYYTMAHFSKYMRPGAMVIGVDNPDKDLMVSAVKNPDNSIAVAIFNEGNTAKSFTLNLNEKYVNIKINAQAIQTVVIPKS; this comes from the coding sequence ATGATGAGTTGTAATGAAAAACAAGAACAGCTGCAGGTTGAAGTATACGAAACGTCAGCAAGTGGCAATAAATTGACCAGAATCACAGTTTTTCCTATTGAAGATTCTTTGATGATGATAACACTTAATCCCGAAGTGAAATTTCAAAAAATCACTGGCTTTGGTGGCGCATTTACAGAGTCCTCGGCTTATTTATTAAATAAATTGAGTAAAGCAAATCGCGATACAATTATTCAAGCTTATTTCAGTAAGGAAGGTGCAAATTATTCGTTAACCAGAACACATATGAATTCATGTGATTTTTCTTTGGACCAGTACTCATACGCACCTGTTGAAGAGGACATGGAATTAAAGCATTTTACAATCAAGGATGATGTTGATGATTTAATCCCAATGATTCATGATGCTATGGCAGCTTCTGAAGACGGATTTAAAATATTTGCCTCACCATGGACAGCACCACCATGGATGAAAGATAATAAAGAATGGGTTGGAGGTAAGTTATTACCAAAGTATTATGATACTTGGGCTTTGTTTTTTTCCAAATACTTAGATGCTTATAAAGCTGAAGGAATCGATATATGGGGTTTTACCGTTGAAAACGAACCTCATGGCAATGGAAATAACTGGGAAAGTATGCATTTTACACCTGAGGAAATGACTGATTTTGTTCAGAACCATTTAGGTCCGAAATTAGAAGCTGATGGCAAAGGGGACAAAATAATACTAGGATATGATCAAAATAGAGCTGGCGTAAAAGAATGGGTAGACGTCATGTATGCGACAGAAGAATCGTCAAAATATTACGATGGCACGGCGATACATTGGTATGAAAGCACCTACGATTTTTTCCCTGAAGCTTTACAATATGCCCATAATAAAGCACCAGATAAATATTTAATTGAAACAGAAGGCTGCGTAGATTCGGAAGTTCCTAAGTGGAAAGATGATATCTGGTATTGGTCTAAAGAAGCTACAGATTGGGGCTGGGATTGGGCATCAGAAGAAGAAAAACACTTGCATCCAAAATATGCACCCGTAAATCGATATGCCAGAGATATCATTGGTTGCTTAAATAATTGGGTTGACGGTTGGGTTGACTGGAATATGGTACTTGATAGACAAGGCGGTCCAAATTGGTTTAAAAACTGGTGCGTGGCTCCTGTAATAGTTGATCCAGATAATGATGAAGTGTATTTTACACCATTATATTATACCATGGCGCACTTTAGTAAGTATATGAGACCAGGTGCAATGGTGATTGGAGTAGATAATCCCGATAAAGACTTGATGGTTTCGGCAGTTAAGAATCCAGATAACTCTATTGCTGTTGCGATTTTTAATGAAGGAAATACAGCAAAGAGTTTTACCCTAAACTTAAATGAAAAATATGTTAATATTAAAATAAACGCACAAGCCATACAAACGGTTGTGATACCAAAATCATAA
- a CDS encoding MFS transporter yields the protein MSHYKTLAKDKVPFLQKTAFGSGHLVLNLLPGALAVFMFFLVTAFGMDPWLAGLLGGLPRIFDAITDPIMGFISDNTKSKWGRRRPYIFVGAILSGILFALLFQLSEDNSVMFNFWYFLLMSLLFLIGNTMYATPLVGLGYEMTSDYNERTRLMAFANIVGQIAWMLVPWFWVVIADPTVFSLSDEVLRSIGEMGLTGDELQKITDEKLQANGVRQLSLSVGLVCAVLGVLPALFCKGIDAGKMENRKKISMSTLGSSFKDLFQGIKEVSKNKPFMKLCGATFLVFNGFQMVASFSFFIIVFYIYNGNYGDAGTWPAWFASLTAVVTAFMVIPIISRIANKWGKRKAFIISTVISIVGYILKWWGFDNSLNADFNQSGFGQGLNNFVGSIFDTINPFLDSIGMSWFSMDVSQGGPWLMFLPIPFMAFGLGGLFTLMMSMTADVCDLDELENGMPRKEGTFGAIYWWMVKLGQAIALVLGGAILTLVGFDEGAVTQTAETMTNLRIADIVIPAVTAAIAIWIMMKYSLNEDRAREIKVELVKRRGEL from the coding sequence ATGTCACATTATAAAACATTAGCGAAAGACAAAGTACCCTTTTTACAAAAAACAGCTTTCGGCTCAGGACATTTAGTGCTAAATTTATTACCTGGAGCTCTAGCGGTATTTATGTTCTTTTTGGTTACGGCATTTGGAATGGATCCGTGGTTAGCGGGTTTATTAGGTGGTTTACCTAGAATATTTGATGCTATTACTGACCCGATAATGGGGTTTATTTCTGATAATACGAAGTCAAAATGGGGAAGACGAAGACCCTATATTTTTGTTGGTGCAATTTTAAGTGGAATACTGTTTGCGCTTTTATTCCAATTGAGTGAAGACAATTCTGTCATGTTCAACTTTTGGTATTTTCTCCTAATGTCTTTATTGTTCCTCATAGGAAACACCATGTATGCTACACCATTAGTAGGATTAGGATATGAAATGACTTCCGATTATAATGAACGCACACGCTTAATGGCATTTGCGAATATTGTTGGACAAATTGCTTGGATGCTAGTCCCTTGGTTTTGGGTAGTGATTGCAGACCCTACCGTATTTTCTTTAAGTGACGAAGTACTTAGATCTATTGGGGAAATGGGGCTTACAGGAGATGAATTACAAAAAATAACAGACGAAAAATTACAGGCAAATGGCGTGCGCCAATTATCATTATCTGTTGGTTTAGTCTGTGCTGTCCTTGGTGTTTTACCAGCCCTATTCTGTAAAGGTATTGATGCTGGGAAAATGGAAAACAGAAAAAAAATAAGCATGAGTACACTTGGGTCTAGCTTTAAAGATTTATTTCAAGGAATCAAAGAAGTATCTAAAAATAAACCTTTCATGAAGTTATGTGGAGCTACATTTTTAGTATTTAATGGATTTCAAATGGTGGCTTCATTTAGTTTTTTCATCATAGTTTTTTATATCTATAATGGTAACTATGGCGATGCTGGTACATGGCCAGCTTGGTTTGCGTCACTTACGGCTGTAGTGACTGCATTTATGGTTATTCCAATCATATCTCGAATTGCTAACAAATGGGGGAAACGAAAAGCTTTTATTATCTCTACAGTCATCTCTATTGTTGGTTATATACTTAAATGGTGGGGCTTTGATAATTCATTAAATGCCGATTTTAATCAGTCAGGTTTTGGCCAAGGGTTAAACAATTTTGTGGGTTCAATCTTTGATACAATCAATCCTTTTCTAGATAGCATTGGAATGTCATGGTTTAGTATGGATGTGAGCCAAGGTGGTCCTTGGTTAATGTTTTTACCTATCCCATTTATGGCTTTTGGTTTAGGAGGTTTATTTACTTTAATGATGAGTATGACGGCAGATGTTTGTGATTTAGATGAACTCGAAAACGGTATGCCGAGAAAAGAAGGTACCTTTGGTGCCATATATTGGTGGATGGTAAAATTGGGACAGGCAATTGCTTTAGTTTTAGGTGGTGCAATTTTAACCTTAGTTGGTTTCGACGAAGGTGCAGTAACTCAAACAGCGGAAACTATGACCAATTTACGAATTGCCGATATTGTTATACCAGCCGTTACGGCCGCTATAGCTATTTGGATCATGATGAAATATAGCTTAAATGAGGATAGGGCTAGAGAAATAAAAGTAGAATTAGTAAAACGAAGAGGAGAACTATAA